The following proteins are co-located in the Doryrhamphus excisus isolate RoL2022-K1 chromosome 3, RoL_Dexc_1.0, whole genome shotgun sequence genome:
- the LOC131126139 gene encoding uncharacterized protein LOC131126139, whose amino-acid sequence MPETAESHAFNLTTNRNCTIEVSNVTHGFCLTNPKVYMESGFPFSPPQPTVRLHRSEVCSFTKDDNTASGAVGVVTYELFDMNRKHCNELVAIMFSVPFDYAIFKNWLGVGVFEHTRPCDKKLYEHMYNEKDFTNFVRHEADGSGVMYKGRMVDVRACMSDEGRAIVKVEVYDRMG is encoded by the exons ATGCCCGAGACCGCAGAGTCGCACGCCTTCAACCTGACCACCAACCGCAACTGCACCATCGAGGTCTCCAACGTCACTCATGGCTTCTGCCTCACCAACCCCAA GGTCTACATGGAGAGCGGGTTCCCCTTCAGCCCCCCCCAGCCCACCGTGCGCCTCCACCGCAGCGAAGTGTGCTCCTTCACCAAGGACGACAACACGGCGTCGGGCGCCGTGGGCGTCGTGACCTACGAGCTATTCGACATGAATCGGAAACATTGCAACGAGCTGGTGGCCATCATGTTCTCGGTACCGTTCGACTACGCCATCTTCAAGAACTGGCTGGGGGTGGGCGTGTTCGAGCACACGCGGCCGTGCGACAAGAAGCTGTACGAGCACATGTACAACGAAAAGGATTTCACCAACTTTGTGCGTCACGAAGCAGACGGCTCGGGCGTGATGTACaagggccgcatggtggacgtGAGGGCCTGCATGTCTGACGAAGGTCGCGCCATCGTCAAGGTCGAAGTCTACGACAGGATGGGATGA